One Chryseobacterium sp. StRB126 genomic region harbors:
- the trxA gene encoding thioredoxin, with product MALEITDSSFQDTVLKSDKPVLVDFWAVWCGPCRTLGPIIEEVASDFEGKAVVGKVDVDNNQEISMQYGIRNIPTVLIFKNGEVVDKLVGVAPKEVIAEKLSAHL from the coding sequence ATGGCTTTAGAAATTACAGACAGCTCATTTCAGGATACGGTTTTAAAATCAGATAAACCGGTATTAGTAGACTTCTGGGCAGTATGGTGTGGACCTTGCAGAACATTGGGACCAATCATCGAAGAAGTTGCATCAGATTTCGAAGGAAAAGCAGTAGTAGGAAAAGTGGATGTAGACAACAACCAAGAAATTTCAATGCAGTATGGTATTAGAAATATCCCTACAGTTCTTATTTTTAAGAACGGAGAAGTAGTAGATAAATTAGTAGGTGTAGCCCCAAAAGAAGTAATCGCTGAAAAACTAAGTGCTCACTTATAA
- a CDS encoding TonB-dependent receptor, translating to MSRESLFLTKAAFFLLGPLAFAQTSVHGTVVDSQGNLPNAMVYIENSGQKVTSNTDGSFVLNNVYDGSYKLVIEYKGYDTVYIPFNVADKKEVDLGLVKFGVKLKENTIQEVVVTSVYKASQARAITMKKNSNTITEVLSADAIGKLPDRNAADAVQRMQGVSIERDMGEGRFVAVRGTPIQWTASTLNGNRMPSASGDNANRGVQMDIFPSELIQNVRLSKALTPDLDGDAIGGNVDFITKTSPNKETLAISMSSGYVNMSKSPTYNSSIVYGNKITDKLKFISSAVIWERSTAIDQMRNIFNYGLKDKTASYSINQLQLRDYLANRRTLGFNLGLDYEINSRNKLYFKGLYSQYKDGQSVRETYFNFDNKNVTLQARHADYLTDLYSMQLGGNHQVGQRLEVNWSLSKARSEFRFNSPENLDKNERGYPMVNFVQPMTYGNLSADGRKYMAMDAPDGIGDTGSYTQPYNQQVIAADKLRLNQIILSQNHNSETDLRGQVDLKYKVSDNFELKFGTKYNNKNKNVDSSLLVWMPKSSLGIPGTPITYLSQLEREAFPYRGGFMNPLGNPYNSAIIDQITNGQIDQMYSPATQNSLGLMQVSSKDSSSNITSSYRGTENVWAAYMMGTWKVTDQIQVLGGFRNEYNDIIFWGKKVVSDKGNKTEDIKDNKTYNVVLPMVNLKWNISSDRILRLAYTRSFARPDFNDLNPGTIVNDITNTITQGNTQLDPTFSNNFDLMFENYFGKLDLITAGVFYKDITNLIYKDQSVTDIGGRTYTFTAPKNLEGAKLFGFEFGISKRFENLPGFLKNLGFEGNYTYISSKMNMPIYENGQQTGTMSTTIPNQAKHIFNTILFYETSKLMLRVAGNYKGNYVSEIRAATGADHYQYFDKNFTVDLSTSYSISKKVRLFLELNNIFNEPNRYYMGAKDRVENISYSGMRGQMGFTYNF from the coding sequence ATGTCACGAGAAAGTCTTTTTCTAACAAAAGCAGCATTTTTTCTTTTGGGCCCTTTGGCCTTTGCACAGACTTCAGTTCACGGAACTGTAGTAGACAGCCAGGGAAACCTTCCCAATGCGATGGTTTATATTGAAAACAGTGGACAAAAGGTTACTTCCAATACTGATGGATCCTTTGTTCTCAATAATGTTTATGATGGGAGCTACAAACTTGTCATAGAATACAAGGGATATGATACTGTTTACATTCCCTTCAATGTAGCTGACAAAAAGGAGGTAGATCTTGGCTTGGTTAAGTTTGGTGTTAAGCTTAAAGAAAACACTATTCAGGAAGTAGTGGTTACCAGTGTGTACAAAGCCTCACAGGCAAGGGCCATTACGATGAAGAAAAACTCCAACACCATCACAGAAGTACTCTCTGCGGATGCTATTGGTAAACTTCCGGACCGCAACGCCGCAGATGCTGTACAACGAATGCAGGGAGTATCTATTGAACGTGATATGGGAGAAGGACGTTTTGTTGCGGTAAGAGGAACTCCCATACAATGGACAGCTTCTACTTTAAATGGCAACAGGATGCCCAGTGCAAGCGGAGATAATGCCAACCGTGGAGTTCAAATGGATATTTTTCCTTCAGAACTTATTCAGAATGTACGCTTATCTAAAGCCTTAACTCCTGATCTGGATGGAGATGCTATTGGTGGAAATGTAGATTTCATTACCAAAACTTCTCCCAATAAGGAAACCTTAGCCATTAGTATGTCTTCCGGATATGTTAATATGTCGAAATCCCCAACATACAACTCTTCCATTGTCTACGGAAACAAGATTACCGATAAACTGAAATTTATTTCTTCTGCGGTGATCTGGGAGCGTTCTACTGCTATAGATCAGATGAGAAATATTTTCAACTACGGACTGAAAGACAAAACAGCCTCCTACTCTATCAACCAACTACAGCTTCGTGATTATCTGGCCAACCGGAGAACGCTTGGATTTAATCTAGGCCTGGATTATGAGATCAACAGCAGGAATAAATTATATTTTAAAGGTTTATACAGCCAATATAAAGACGGGCAATCTGTAAGAGAAACCTATTTTAATTTCGACAATAAAAATGTAACACTTCAGGCCCGTCATGCAGACTATCTTACCGACCTGTATTCTATGCAGCTGGGTGGAAATCATCAGGTGGGACAGCGCCTGGAAGTAAACTGGTCTTTATCAAAAGCCCGCTCAGAGTTCAGATTCAATTCTCCTGAGAATCTAGACAAAAATGAAAGAGGTTACCCTATGGTCAATTTTGTACAGCCAATGACTTATGGGAATCTTTCTGCAGATGGAAGAAAATACATGGCAATGGATGCTCCGGATGGTATTGGAGATACCGGAAGTTATACTCAGCCTTATAACCAACAGGTGATAGCAGCGGATAAATTAAGATTAAACCAAATCATCCTCAGCCAAAACCACAACAGTGAAACGGATCTCAGAGGGCAAGTGGATTTAAAATATAAAGTATCTGATAATTTTGAACTTAAATTCGGAACAAAATATAATAATAAGAACAAAAACGTTGACAGTTCTTTACTAGTATGGATGCCTAAATCTTCTCTTGGAATTCCCGGAACTCCCATAACCTATCTGAGTCAACTTGAACGTGAAGCATTTCCATACAGAGGTGGTTTTATGAACCCTCTCGGAAACCCTTATAATTCGGCTATCATCGATCAGATTACCAATGGACAGATCGATCAGATGTACAGTCCCGCTACACAGAATAGCTTAGGACTGATGCAGGTAAGCAGTAAAGACAGCAGCTCCAATATCACCAGCTCTTATCGTGGAACCGAAAATGTATGGGCAGCTTATATGATGGGAACCTGGAAAGTGACCGACCAGATTCAGGTATTGGGAGGTTTCAGAAATGAATATAATGACATTATATTTTGGGGTAAAAAGGTAGTTTCAGACAAGGGAAACAAAACGGAAGACATTAAAGACAATAAAACTTATAATGTTGTACTTCCTATGGTCAATTTAAAATGGAATATCAGTAGTGACCGAATTTTAAGACTTGCTTATACCCGTTCTTTTGCAAGACCGGATTTCAATGATCTGAACCCGGGAACCATCGTCAACGATATTACCAACACCATCACTCAAGGAAATACTCAACTAGATCCAACATTTTCCAACAACTTTGATCTTATGTTTGAAAATTACTTTGGAAAACTGGATCTTATTACCGCCGGGGTATTTTACAAAGATATCACCAATCTTATTTATAAAGATCAGTCGGTGACAGATATTGGAGGCAGAACGTACACCTTCACTGCTCCTAAAAATCTGGAAGGGGCAAAACTGTTCGGTTTTGAATTTGGAATTTCCAAGCGTTTTGAAAACCTGCCGGGATTTTTGAAAAATTTAGGTTTTGAGGGAAATTATACCTATATCTCTTCCAAAATGAATATGCCGATCTATGAAAATGGGCAACAGACCGGAACCATGTCTACTACCATTCCTAATCAGGCCAAACATATATTCAACACCATATTATTTTATGAAACCAGCAAGCTGATGCTTCGTGTTGCCGGGAATTATAAAGGAAACTATGTAAGTGAGATCAGGGCTGCTACAGGCGCAGATCATTATCAATATTTTGATAAAAACTTCACGGTGGATCTTTCTACCTCATACAGCATTTCCAAGAAAGTCCGGCTGTTTCTGGAGCTTAACAATATTTTTAACGAACCCAACCGCTACTATATGGGAGCTAAGGACCGTGTAGAAAATATTTCCTACTCAGGAATGCGCGGACAAATGGGATTCACTTACAACTTCTAA
- a CDS encoding L,D-transpeptidase: MKNISVKKSFLYAFLCALFLVSCKKEIEKISDTFKDTVSASETPETENDSIKKDSVPVVKKESAPPMMQENGFYNAFVLPKDKKMRDSVYAEFSKKYDEKERTAILALNRLDSKSKWNADTLVVPAKIDTTLMAYSPFPMQLDVLSGVKKFVIFSYPIQAYAVYSNGGLVKWGPTSMGKKTAQTTRGLTFANWKKKLSISTVSSEWKLPYNFNIHNIGGIGWHEYTLPGYPASHSCLRLLRKDAQWLYSYADTWILNPGGATTKARGTAVMVFGDYNWGGRRPWKKLLDDPNANNISVEELTKLLEPDVPKMLKEQANREKVADSIKTAKAMTTPIQNERTTDTLSK, translated from the coding sequence ATGAAGAACATATCTGTGAAAAAATCATTTCTATACGCCTTTTTATGCGCATTATTTCTTGTTTCCTGTAAGAAAGAAATAGAAAAGATCAGCGATACTTTTAAAGATACAGTTTCTGCTTCCGAAACCCCGGAAACAGAAAATGACTCTATAAAGAAAGATTCAGTACCTGTGGTGAAAAAAGAATCAGCTCCGCCTATGATGCAGGAGAATGGTTTCTATAATGCGTTTGTCCTTCCAAAAGATAAAAAGATGCGGGATTCTGTATATGCAGAATTCAGTAAAAAGTATGATGAGAAGGAACGTACTGCTATTTTAGCGTTAAACAGGCTGGATTCTAAAAGTAAATGGAATGCTGATACCTTAGTAGTTCCGGCTAAAATAGATACCACTTTGATGGCATATTCACCGTTCCCTATGCAGCTTGATGTATTAAGCGGGGTGAAAAAATTTGTGATCTTCTCATATCCTATTCAGGCCTATGCGGTATATTCCAACGGAGGCCTGGTGAAATGGGGACCAACGAGTATGGGTAAAAAGACAGCACAAACAACAAGAGGACTTACTTTTGCCAATTGGAAAAAGAAATTGTCTATTTCCACGGTAAGCAGTGAATGGAAACTTCCTTATAACTTTAATATCCATAATATTGGCGGTATCGGATGGCATGAGTATACGCTTCCCGGATATCCGGCATCACATTCGTGCTTAAGATTATTGAGAAAAGACGCCCAATGGCTGTATTCTTATGCCGATACCTGGATTCTGAATCCAGGTGGTGCTACTACAAAAGCAAGAGGTACAGCAGTAATGGTATTTGGTGACTATAACTGGGGTGGGAGAAGACCGTGGAAAAAGCTTCTGGATGATCCTAATGCCAATAATATATCTGTAGAAGAGTTAACGAAATTATTAGAACCGGATGTTCCTAAAATGCTGAAAGAACAGGCCAACAGAGAAAAAGTGGCCGATTCTATTAAAACCGCTAAGGCAATGACAACCCCAATTCAGAATGAAAGGACTACAGATACCTTGTCTAAATAA
- a CDS encoding HAD-IB family hydrolase, translating to MKKLYCFDFDGTLTYKDTMFMYLKFYDSTKYRIQFLRHVPLFILLKLKLAETEKVKKSFIGSILKGQTQEKIELKSKQFFELHYPKIVRENALDFIQNIDRNNTQSLLVTASLDIWVKPFAEVLKMQLVSTRAEFKNGVFTGNFIGKNCNGKEKLVRIKEEINDSKYDKIIAFGDTSGDKPMLKWANEGHYQFFH from the coding sequence ATGAAAAAGTTGTATTGTTTTGATTTTGACGGAACCCTGACGTATAAAGATACCATGTTTATGTATCTTAAATTCTACGATTCTACAAAATATAGAATACAATTTTTAAGACATGTGCCGCTTTTTATTCTGCTGAAACTTAAATTAGCAGAAACCGAAAAAGTAAAGAAAAGTTTTATCGGATCTATCCTAAAAGGGCAGACACAGGAAAAAATAGAATTAAAATCCAAGCAGTTCTTTGAGTTGCATTACCCTAAAATTGTAAGAGAAAATGCGCTGGATTTTATTCAAAATATCGATAGGAATAATACACAGAGTTTATTGGTAACTGCCTCTTTGGATATCTGGGTGAAACCTTTTGCCGAGGTATTGAAAATGCAGCTTGTTTCTACGCGGGCAGAGTTCAAGAACGGTGTCTTCACAGGAAACTTCATTGGAAAAAATTGTAACGGTAAGGAAAAACTGGTTCGAATAAAGGAAGAAATTAACGATTCCAAGTATGATAAAATTATTGCATTTGGTGATACTTCCGGGGATAAGCCAATGTTGAAATGGGCAAATGAGGGACATTACCAATTTTTTCACTAA
- a CDS encoding response regulator transcription factor: MEQIKRFFNEKNEVSKDADIDLSQGGDYLEAIKALARTTYQSLYVINYQTKGFEYVSDNPLFLCGKTSAEVKDLGYAFYFQNVKPEDIEMLIKINEAGFKFYDKIPIEDRKLYSISYDFYLINSKKNMILVNHKLAPMFLTENGQVWKALCAVSLSNNTSSGNVVLSKEGSDEIWRYDLTADKWEKDERIKLSSREHEILSLYASGLTISEIAEKLFITSDTVKFHRKKLFEKIGVSNIAEALSYAKINKLL, translated from the coding sequence ATGGAACAGATTAAAAGATTTTTTAACGAAAAAAATGAGGTCAGTAAAGATGCTGATATTGATTTAAGCCAGGGTGGAGATTATCTTGAGGCTATAAAAGCACTTGCCAGAACTACTTATCAGAGTTTGTACGTGATCAATTATCAAACTAAAGGATTTGAATATGTATCAGATAACCCACTTTTTTTGTGTGGAAAAACCTCGGCTGAAGTAAAAGATCTTGGATATGCATTCTATTTTCAGAATGTGAAGCCGGAGGATATTGAAATGCTGATTAAAATTAATGAAGCAGGATTTAAATTTTACGATAAAATTCCGATAGAAGATAGAAAGCTATATTCCATTTCCTATGATTTCTATCTTATCAATAGTAAAAAGAATATGATCCTAGTGAATCATAAGCTTGCTCCTATGTTCCTTACAGAAAATGGGCAGGTATGGAAGGCTTTGTGTGCCGTTTCATTATCCAATAATACCTCTTCCGGAAATGTGGTGCTCAGTAAAGAAGGCTCCGATGAGATCTGGAGATATGATCTTACAGCAGATAAATGGGAAAAAGATGAAAGAATAAAGTTATCTTCCAGAGAGCACGAAATACTGAGCCTGTATGCCAGTGGATTGACTATCAGTGAAATTGCTGAAAAACTTTTTATTACATCAGATACCGTAAAATTTCACCGCAAAAAACTTTTCGAAAAAATTGGAGTCAGCAATATTGCAGAGGCTTTATCTTATGCAAAAATCAATAAACTGCTTTAG
- a CDS encoding cysteine desulfurase family protein: MDKIYLDNAATTPLAEEVIDAMVGTMKMNFGNPSSTHSFGQEAKILIENVRRQVADYLHVTPAEIIFTSCGTESNNMIIKSSVEHLGVERIISSPLEHKCVSESILDMKARKGVEVNYIRPNEKGDIDLNKLEELLKASDKKTLVSLMHANNEIGNIVDIKKIAALCKANNALYHSDTVQTMAHMNLDFSDIPVDFASCSAHKFHGPKGSGFAYIRKSTGLKGIITGGPQERSLRAGTENVCGIVGLGKALELSLNHMNEYTQHMQEIKDYAIERLSAEVVGIKFNGRSAEKENSLYTVLSALLPYKNPLIGLQLDMKGIAISQGSACSSGASKPSMVMMMVLSEDEMDHCTPLRISFSHLTTKADIDALVNALKEISKDYTIEKTNVEHR; the protein is encoded by the coding sequence ATGGATAAAATATATTTAGATAATGCCGCAACCACTCCGCTTGCAGAAGAAGTTATAGATGCAATGGTTGGTACGATGAAGATGAATTTCGGAAACCCGTCTTCAACTCATAGCTTTGGACAGGAAGCCAAAATACTTATTGAAAATGTAAGAAGACAGGTTGCAGACTATCTTCATGTAACTCCTGCTGAGATCATTTTTACTTCCTGTGGAACAGAATCCAATAATATGATTATCAAATCCTCGGTAGAACACCTAGGAGTAGAAAGAATCATAAGCTCGCCTTTGGAACATAAATGTGTTTCTGAAAGTATCCTGGATATGAAAGCGAGAAAAGGGGTAGAGGTAAATTATATCCGTCCTAATGAAAAAGGAGATATTGATCTTAATAAATTAGAAGAGCTATTAAAAGCTTCAGATAAAAAGACTTTGGTAAGCTTAATGCATGCTAATAACGAAATAGGAAATATCGTTGATATTAAAAAAATTGCTGCATTATGCAAAGCAAATAATGCTCTTTACCATTCAGATACTGTGCAGACGATGGCTCACATGAATCTTGATTTCTCAGATATTCCTGTAGATTTCGCTTCATGCAGTGCTCATAAGTTTCATGGACCAAAAGGTTCAGGTTTTGCTTATATCAGAAAATCAACAGGGTTAAAAGGAATCATTACCGGGGGACCTCAGGAAAGAAGTCTGAGAGCAGGAACTGAGAATGTTTGTGGTATCGTAGGATTGGGTAAAGCGTTGGAGCTTTCTCTGAATCATATGAATGAATACACTCAGCACATGCAGGAAATCAAAGATTACGCAATTGAAAGATTATCTGCTGAAGTTGTTGGGATAAAATTCAACGGAAGAAGTGCTGAAAAGGAAAACAGTCTTTATACTGTTTTAAGTGCTTTACTGCCTTATAAAAACCCATTAATTGGTCTTCAGCTGGATATGAAAGGTATTGCCATTTCTCAGGGAAGTGCATGTTCTTCCGGAGCATCTAAACCATCAATGGTTATGATGATGGTTCTTTCTGAAGATGAAATGGATCATTGTACGCCATTACGTATCTCTTTTAGCCATTTAACAACAAAAGCTGATATAGATGCATTAGTCAATGCTTTAAAAGAGATTTCAAAGGACTATACTATAGAAAAAACTAATGTTGAGCATAGATAG
- a CDS encoding helix-turn-helix transcriptional regulator, which yields MLYIIMVVVLQALITLTLLLYLIKNRESVLNMLLLYIGVVTLDMGYEYFIIQRFGYESILYEIPGSLRVFKGLIFLYISAYLIHAKWGDKLKYLIFPLTLVVVHHAIALTAKILDLSWADMAIRSYQAYFTYYSSYWVACLVACLYFLTKYRKNITHPVASNFRYLVCYVLVGVLVFWAVYQLGWNTLIYQKIYSLLFLFQFGWILYVYILTYQHRLLEQQNIPLFSVPKETYQYKDLSKIDFDTVQSAIVNFYQESLIYLDEEFTLDQLSSHLKISKADLSITFNKHLNTNFHEYTNRNRIQHFKQILSEDPSASVIDLAFQCGFKSKSTFYKYFKKEFDCLPSQLVH from the coding sequence ATGTTATACATCATTATGGTAGTTGTACTACAGGCACTTATCACCCTCACCTTATTACTCTATCTCATCAAAAACAGGGAATCTGTTCTGAATATGCTGTTATTGTATATCGGAGTGGTTACATTGGATATGGGATATGAATATTTCATCATTCAAAGATTTGGTTATGAATCTATTCTGTATGAAATCCCGGGAAGCCTACGTGTTTTTAAAGGATTGATTTTTTTATATATTTCAGCCTATTTAATTCATGCAAAATGGGGAGACAAGCTTAAATACCTGATCTTTCCGCTTACATTAGTGGTTGTTCACCATGCCATTGCTCTTACAGCAAAAATCTTAGATCTATCTTGGGCAGATATGGCCATCAGATCTTATCAGGCTTATTTCACTTATTACAGTTCTTATTGGGTGGCATGTCTTGTTGCCTGCCTCTATTTTCTGACAAAATACCGTAAAAACATTACTCATCCTGTAGCCAGCAATTTTCGTTATCTGGTTTGTTATGTATTAGTAGGAGTGTTAGTATTTTGGGCCGTTTATCAATTGGGCTGGAATACTCTGATCTATCAGAAAATCTACAGTCTGCTATTCCTTTTCCAATTCGGATGGATTTTGTACGTTTATATTTTAACGTACCAGCACCGACTCCTGGAACAACAGAATATACCTCTGTTTTCAGTTCCTAAAGAAACTTATCAGTATAAAGATCTTTCAAAAATAGATTTTGATACTGTACAAAGCGCTATTGTCAATTTTTATCAGGAAAGCCTTATTTATCTGGATGAAGAATTTACCTTGGATCAACTTTCCAGCCATTTAAAAATAAGCAAAGCCGATCTCAGCATCACCTTTAATAAACATCTCAACACCAATTTCCACGAATATACTAACCGAAACCGTATTCAACATTTTAAACAGATTTTATCTGAGGATCCTTCTGCCAGTGTTATTGATCTTGCTTTTCAATGTGGTTTTAAGTCCAAATCTACTTTTTATAAATATTTTAAAAAAGAATTTGACTGTCTGCCATCTCAGCTTGTTCACTAA
- a CDS encoding phosphatidylinositol-specific phospholipase C domain-containing protein, whose amino-acid sequence MKKYIYGAAFCMAALVQAQNQCQNPKINQLQIVGTHNSYAQPVDPKVLNMVTPIIKGMMQKYDSMMSEEQKAKFKEYHPNGMDLKEGLNYNHPDFTEQLNANLRGLEIDVYYDPEGNRFSHPASYEVLKAKGVTDLAPFSTKGLDHPGFKVLHMADIDFRTHYPTLKDALTTLRTWSDQHPGHTPVFMMIEAKDSGFPILENSTKVLAFDKKAYDDLDTEIVKYLGKDKIITPKEVQGKYNTLKEAVTHNNWPTLNDSKGKFIFMLLPGGAGTLSSKNNPYLIDGSLKERVMFLNSEPEDSFAGFILRDNAIVRQKEIQDLVKQGYIVRTRSDIETYEAKINDFTRSKAAFSSGAQVISTDFFRSGNTYGTPYFVQPPQGKEYLNNPINTSCK is encoded by the coding sequence ATGAAAAAGTATATATACGGAGCTGCATTTTGTATGGCAGCATTAGTACAGGCACAAAACCAATGTCAGAATCCAAAGATCAATCAGCTGCAGATTGTAGGAACACATAATTCATACGCTCAGCCGGTAGATCCCAAAGTTCTGAATATGGTTACTCCAATCATTAAAGGAATGATGCAAAAGTATGACAGCATGATGTCTGAAGAGCAGAAAGCCAAATTCAAAGAATATCACCCCAATGGAATGGACTTAAAAGAGGGATTAAATTATAATCATCCCGATTTCACTGAACAGCTTAATGCCAATCTCCGCGGATTGGAAATAGACGTTTATTATGATCCTGAAGGCAATAGATTCAGCCATCCTGCCTCTTATGAAGTTTTAAAAGCAAAAGGGGTAACGGATTTAGCTCCTTTTAGCACGAAAGGGTTGGATCACCCCGGGTTTAAAGTATTGCATATGGCGGATATTGATTTCAGAACCCATTATCCTACTTTGAAAGATGCTCTTACAACTCTTAGGACCTGGTCCGATCAACATCCCGGACACACTCCTGTCTTTATGATGATTGAAGCAAAAGATTCAGGATTCCCGATTCTCGAAAACAGCACAAAGGTACTGGCATTCGATAAAAAGGCTTATGATGATCTGGATACCGAAATTGTAAAATATCTTGGAAAAGATAAGATCATTACCCCAAAAGAAGTTCAGGGAAAATACAACACATTAAAAGAAGCCGTTACCCATAACAATTGGCCAACACTAAATGACAGCAAAGGAAAATTCATCTTTATGTTACTCCCTGGAGGCGCAGGAACTTTATCTTCTAAAAACAATCCTTATCTTATTGATGGATCATTAAAAGAAAGAGTCATGTTTCTGAACAGTGAACCTGAAGACTCGTTTGCTGGATTTATATTAAGGGACAATGCCATTGTAAGACAAAAAGAAATCCAGGATCTGGTAAAGCAGGGCTATATAGTAAGAACAAGATCGGATATTGAAACCTATGAGGCCAAGATTAATGATTTCACCCGTTCCAAAGCTGCCTTCAGCAGCGGTGCTCAGGTTATCTCCACCGATTTTTTCCGCTCAGGAAATACCTATGGAACGCCTTACTTTGTGCAACCTCCTCAGGGAAAAGAGTATCTTAATAATCCTATCAATACTTCATGTAAGTAA